GCTTTTTGGTTATCGTTTTCTAAGAGGAAAAAATCCTCACCTTATGTCGGCTTACTCTAATCATTACAAAAAAACATCCCCTTCGTTTAAAACGGGGGGATGCTATACTTTCATATTATTTTATTTTTTCGATTTTCCACACTTTTTGCAGCTTGTAGAATACAAAGTTGCCACTTTTTCCCCATCAAAGTGCTCAATTGTACGATTACAGCTTTGGCATACGATAATTCCCACCGGAATCCTCTCCTTTGAAAGCGTTTTATCGTTTTACTGTAATTACATAATATGATGTCACATTTAAAAAGTCAACCCTAAATTGTATAACACATTTTTAGAAAAACTCGGCTTACCGCCAAACCCAAAAGGCGGAAGTCGTAGTTTTACTTATACTTTGGTCCTTTAATGAAGGTAAACCCTTTCTAAAGTATTAAAAAAACTCGGCTTGCCGCCAAATCCAAAAGGCGGAAGTCGTAGTTTTGCTTATACTTTGATCATTTAATAAAGGTAAACCTGTTCTAAAGTATTAAAAAAACTCGGCTTGCCGCCAAATCCAAAAGGCGGAAGTCGTAGTTTTGCTTATACTTTGATCATTTAATAAAGGTAAACCTGTTCTAAAGTATAAAAATAACGCCCTGCATATTACTTTGTGTGGTGCCAATACCAAATCTACAGCTATAAAAAAACTGACTTACGCTGGCAAGTCAGTCATCTTCATGAACGATAATCTTTATTTCAGGTTAAAAAATCAGCTGATGCTGCTCCTAAAAAACGGCTTACTTCATTTAAAAATGTAACATCTTCTTCTTGCATGACATAACGTTCCGGCCTTACTTTTAAAACTAAAATACCTTTTAAAAGGGAGCTTAAATAAAAAGGAACAAATAAGTACGTACTGTCTATCGTAAAATAAGAAGTAGTTTTCCCATGAATGGCACAATGAATTACCGGGCTTTCCTGCAACGTTACAACCTTTTCTTGTTCCTTTTCATGTAGTGTAATGACCTGAAAATGGTCCCAATTGTTTTCGTATATAGCAGTCATTTCACAAAAGTTCCATTTATATTCAAATGTTTTTAACACTTTTACATAAAAGTCATGCAGTGAGACAGCATCGTCTGGGGCCCGGCCGACTTCCATTCTCATTTCATCCAGAAATTCTGACTTATTCATGTCACTCCCCCCTATTCTTACCTACTGTTCAATATCACTGGGGTGAATAAATCCATACCCTTTCTCACGAAAACCCTCAATTATGTCAGGAAGAGCTTCTTTCGTCCATTCTCTATCGTGCATTAGCAAATTAGCTCCATTTGTAAGCAATTCTGTATCTACCATAATGTCGGCTAAAGAATCAGCTTCCATATACTCTTCTTCCCAATCGTATCCGTACGTCCAATTCATCCACGTCATTTCTTCTTCTTTTAGTATCGCTTTTGAATGGTCCGTGTTTATTCCAAACGGCGCTCTAAAAAAAGCAGGTCTTTCACCAGTTATATCTTCAATTAAATCATTTAAATCATTAATCTCTTTTAACGTTTCTTGCTCTGTAACAGTATTTAAAGAAACAT
This DNA window, taken from Alteribacillus bidgolensis, encodes the following:
- a CDS encoding GapA-binding peptide SR1P yields the protein MGIIVCQSCNRTIEHFDGEKVATLYSTSCKKCGKSKK